A region of the Acidobacteriota bacterium genome:
GCTCATTCCCCGCCTCCTTTCGCAGCGGCTTTCGCCGGCGCTTTCGGTACGCCATTCGCCGCCAGTTTGATCGCTTCGCGAATGCGTTGATAGGTGCCACAGCGGCAGATGTTGCCTTTCATCGCGGCGTCAATGTCGGCATCGGTCGGCTTGGGTTTTTGTTTCAGCAAGGCGGCGGCCTGCATAATCTGGCCGGTTTGGCAGTAACCGCATTGCGGCGCGTTGACCGCTTGCCAGGCCGTTTGCAACGGATGCGTGGCGGTGGCGCTCAGCCCTTCGATGGTGGTGATGTTTTTGCCAGCGGCGGCTTGCAGCGGCATCTGGCAACTGCGCACCGCCGCGCCATTCACGTGCACAGTGCATGCGCCGCAGAGGCCTTCGCCGCAACCGAACTTGGTGCCGGTCAGTTGCAGTTCATCGCGCAAGAACCACAGCAACGGCATTTCGGGATCGCCGTCAAATTGGCGCGCCGCTCCATTAACCTTGAGTTGGATCATTTGCTCTCTCCCCGGAAAAGTTTGTTTTGGGAATTGCCGCCCGTACTGGCGTGACGGGATTATAGCGGCGGCGCGCCAAGGTGCCTAGCGCGCAGCGGTTTTTTTGCGGTTCAGTGTATGCCAAAGGCTGTGCGCTGGGACGGTACCGCGCGCGTGAGCAAGCGGCGTCTGCGCAGTTGTGCCAGTGCACCTTGCGGTTCAGTGTATGCCAAAGGCTGTACGCTGGGACGGTACCGCGCGCGTGAGCAAGCGGCGTCTGCGCAGTTGTGCCAGTGCACCTTACTTG
Encoded here:
- a CDS encoding (2Fe-2S)-binding protein, with translation MIQLKVNGAARQFDGDPEMPLLWFLRDELQLTGTKFGCGEGLCGACTVHVNGAAVRSCQMPLQAAAGKNITTIEGLSATATHPLQTAWQAVNAPQCGYCQTGQIMQAAALLKQKPKPTDADIDAAMKGNICRCGTYQRIREAIKLAANGVPKAPAKAAAKGGGE